From the Jilunia laotingensis genome, the window TCAAATGATAGGTAGGTGTAAAAGAAAACTCATCACGACCGGATAAATTATAAAAAGCCTGATGCATCCCTACTCCTTTTGCCCCGACAATATCCGCCTCCCAACTATCGCCAATCATTAATGATTCGCTGAGTTCTGATTGAGTAGCAGACAATGCGAAATGAAATAATTGAGGTGCCGGTTTATGAAGTCCGATATCTTCGGAAAGAATAATCTTTTTGAAATAACCATCTATTCCACTCGAACACATTTTCCTATATTGAAGTTCACGAAATCCATTGGAAAGTATATAAAGATTGTAGTTGGAAACCAAATAATCAAGAACTTCTCTGGCATGAGGCATCAAACGAGTTTTTGTAGGAATGACAGCAAAAAAATCCTCTGAATAGGCGTTTGCTAAAGCAGAATCGTCAACGCCTACTGCCCGGAGCGGATACAGAAAGCGTTGACGATTAAGCTCCTCTTTTTTGATCAATCCATTACCATATTCTATCCAAAGCTCAGTATTACGCTTTTGGTAAAGCGAATAGAAATGTTCAAAGGAATTAAAGAAAGCATCCAAACCATATTTGTAATACATTTCTTCAAATGTATCACACGCATTGTCCGAAAATGCCCATATAGTATCGTCTAAATCAAAAAAGAGATTCTTATATTTCATTATTTCACCTGGATCACCAAATACTTAGACACACTCCAGAATTCTTTCGGATTTGTAATCTTCAAAGTAAGCTGTCCTTTGTCATCTTTAACAAGCTCATATGAACCGGCAGGATGAGTAGTCAATAATTCAGCACGTTTAGAGTACAATTTGATATCTTTCGTCGTACGGATATCAATCTGAGTGAAATAATCCTTATTAAAATCAGCGTTCTTCAACACATCACCACTCTGAAGAATCTTTTGTGACTTCAATTCAGACTTTGTACCGAATACAAACCATGCAGCATTAATGGCTTTGTCTTGTTCGGCCACCGTCTTGGCTTTCGCTTCATTTTCTGCAGCAAGAGTTTCCTTATCAGCAGCCAATCCACTAACGGCAGCATCTAATTCCTGAATACGAATATTCTTTGATGCCAATTCTGCCTGTAACTCTTCAATACGCTGCTGTTTAGCAACCAATTCCTGTGTAAGAGATTCAACTGCTTTTTTCATCTGAGCCGAATTATTCTTGCTACTCTTCAACATAGCCTGCAATTTAGCAATCTGAGCCTTGTTTTCTTCCATTTGTTTAGTGATAAACTCAATATCAGAAGCTATCTGCTGTTTAGCATTTGTTGAATTCTCAGTAATCGTTCCCCGTTGCAGATCCACACGGTTCTCTGCATCATTGATCTGACGGAAACCTTCCTGAATTTCATTGAATGTGCCCATCATTTCATCCAACTCGGCATTACGCTGAGTCAGCTCCATCAAAAGAGAGTCATTTTCAGCTTTTAGGTCTTTGCTACCGCCCTTCAAGCCATCACACGAAGCCAATACGGCTGCGCATACAATCAAAACTGCTAACTTTTTCATACATTTACGTTTTTAAATGAAGTTATTTAATCGTCTATTCCTGCAACTATAATCACAATCTCGCCACGGGGTTCCGTTACGGTAAAGTGTTCAATCAATTCTGTAAGGCTACCTCTAACGGTCTCTTCATGTACTTTTGAAATCTCCCTGGACACACTAACCTGACGTTCCGTACCGAAATATTCAGCAAACTGTATCAGCGTTTTCAACAAACGGTGAGGGGATTCATAAAACACCATCGTCCGTCGTTCCTCCACCAAAGATTTGAGTTTAGTCATACGACCTTTTTTCTGGGGAAGAAAACCTTCAAATACGAATTTTTCATTAGGTAATCCCGAAGCTACTAATGCTGGAACAAAAGCTGTAGCACCAGGTAAACATTGCACTTCGATACCATTGCGTACACATTCGCGCACTACTAAAAATCCTGGATCAGAAATACCAGGAGTTCCGGCATCAGAAATCAAAGCCACTGTTTCACCAGCCTTAATTCTATTAACAACGCTCTCTACCGTTTTATGTTCATTAAACTTATGATGTGATTGCATCGAGTTCTTTATCTCAAAATGCTTCAGTAGTATTCCGGAAGTACGTGTATCCTCAGCCAAAATCAAATCAACCTCCTTCAAAATCCGAATAGCCCGGAAAGTCATATCTTCGAGATTTCCAACAGGTGTAGGTACGACGTATAATTTTCCCATATTCTGCGATAAATTAAATAAAATATTTTTTGAGAAGTTCCTGAAAATCAAGTAAAGCCTCATTCTCTTCACCGACATTCACTTTTGAAAGTAGAAACGCAATAGCAGCGTCCAAAGAACTCATCTCCGAAATTTGGCTTATCACTCTATTCATCAATTCATTATCTCCTCCGAAAAGCTCACGGGAAAAACGAAAAGAATCATTCAGACTGATTGAACAACGCAAATCATTCACTGGACGAATGCGCTCACCTAATATAGGAGTAATAACAACAGAATCACGCGCAGGCTCAGTATCCACCATATCATGACAGGAAGAAGTTGCTACCTGCAAATTTTCCATACCATTTTTCTCCTCGCTATTTTCAGATACATCTTCTATTGTTTGCGACGATCGAATTTGATCTTTAGGAATATCCTGCACAGCATTTAACTCCTGCAACATCCTGTCCAGTCGATCACGTGCCTGTAGAATATTTCTCTTCAAGACTTCACGCAACATTGCATTTGGTTCACGCGAAAGAACGTCTACCAGTAACTTTATTTCCTGGATATCCAGTTCTATATCATTCAAGAGTACTCGCATATTATTCTCATTTAGCTTATTCATGAAGATTCGGCAAATGTAGAAATAAATAATGAAAAAACATGAGGAAGCAAACAAAAGTATTATTTTTGCACACAATATAACACACTAAATTATGGTACTATTTTCAGAAGATCATATACAAGAGACAGGTAGAAGAGGAAGAATCGAAGTCATTTGCGGCTCAATGTTTTCGGGAAAAACCGAAGAATTGATACGCCGTCTAAGACGTGCAGAATTTGCACGTCAACGTGTGGAGATTTTCAAACCAGCTATCGACACCCGATATTCGGAAGCAGATGTAGTATCTCATGACAGTCATTCAATAGCTTCTACCCCAATTGATTCATCTGCGAGCATACTTCTATTTACATCCGAAATAGATGTAGTAGGGATTGATGAAGCACAATTTTTCGACAATGGCCTCATCGACGTGTGCAATCAACTTGCAAATAATGGCATTCGCGTTATCATTGCAGGATTGGATATGGATTTCAAAGGAAATCCTTTTGGCCCGATGCCGGGGTTATGCGCTATAGCTGATGAAGTGTCTAAAGTACATGCCATTTGTGTAAAGTGTGGTCAATTAGCCTCTTTCTCACACCGCACAGTAAAGAATGACAAGCAGGTTCTCTTAGGAGAAACATCAGAATATGAGCCATTGTGTCGTGAATGTTATTTGCGAGCTTTGGAAAATGATAAAGGAAAAAGTTAATTTAAATCATTTAGCATTGTTATGGAAAGGAAAAAAATCACATTTGACAGTTTTATACGAGGCACAATCTGTTGTGTGTTAATTATCGGTCTTTTAATGTTAATTGAAAGATTAAGCGGTGTCCTATTACCTTTTTTCCTTGCATGGCTTATTGCCTATATGATTTACCCGTTAGTCAAATTTTTCCAATACAAATTGCATTTTAAAAACCGGGTTCTTGCTATTTTTGGTGCTTTACTGACGC encodes:
- a CDS encoding YjjG family noncanonical pyrimidine nucleotidase, with the translated sequence MKYKNLFFDLDDTIWAFSDNACDTFEEMYYKYGLDAFFNSFEHFYSLYQKRNTELWIEYGNGLIKKEELNRQRFLYPLRAVGVDDSALANAYSEDFFAVIPTKTRLMPHAREVLDYLVSNYNLYILSNGFRELQYRKMCSSGIDGYFKKIILSEDIGLHKPAPQLFHFALSATQSELSESLMIGDSWEADIVGAKGVGMHQAFYNLSGRDEFSFTPTYHLKDLKELMEIL
- the rsmI gene encoding 16S rRNA (cytidine(1402)-2'-O)-methyltransferase; this encodes MGKLYVVPTPVGNLEDMTFRAIRILKEVDLILAEDTRTSGILLKHFEIKNSMQSHHKFNEHKTVESVVNRIKAGETVALISDAGTPGISDPGFLVVRECVRNGIEVQCLPGATAFVPALVASGLPNEKFVFEGFLPQKKGRMTKLKSLVEERRTMVFYESPHRLLKTLIQFAEYFGTERQVSVSREISKVHEETVRGSLTELIEHFTVTEPRGEIVIIVAGIDD
- a CDS encoding thymidine kinase; this encodes MVLFSEDHIQETGRRGRIEVICGSMFSGKTEELIRRLRRAEFARQRVEIFKPAIDTRYSEADVVSHDSHSIASTPIDSSASILLFTSEIDVVGIDEAQFFDNGLIDVCNQLANNGIRVIIAGLDMDFKGNPFGPMPGLCAIADEVSKVHAICVKCGQLASFSHRTVKNDKQVLLGETSEYEPLCRECYLRALENDKGKS